A stretch of Candidatus Kryptoniota bacterium DNA encodes these proteins:
- the trpE gene encoding anthranilate synthase component I yields the protein MTPDNLRIPALRELEAAKSSGYTHYPVVSEIFGDILTPVGLYLKLRSLGKDSFLLESAEGGEKIGRYSFLGVNPFATLAVEEGTVRITTKGKTTKRPGNPILELKEFFGSFRVVPTQGLPRFSGGAVGYFGYDFVKYLESIPIPKSEDPLPDLLLNVYDTVVAVDNLKRRVELISLVPLQGDPRDLGKALDIRIADLKRLEDTLVLSHVATEADGFDSNEPKFNISRETFKRNVVRAKEYIVDGDIFQVVLSQRADFEYKGDPFLLYRAVRAQNPSPYMFYLESNVSGKRLAVIGSSPEMFVRKEGTRIEMRPIAGTRPRGSTQEEDEALTRELLNDEKEKAEHVMLVDLGRNDIGRVASTGSVYVENFMHVEKFSHVMHIVSDVGGGIEKGRDAVETLAACFPAGTLSGAPKVRAMEIITELEKSARQIYGGAVGYIDFNNNMDTCIAIRTFVVHGDLGSLQAGAGIVYDSDPDREYEETLNKMKANLEALRLVKNFK from the coding sequence ATGACGCCTGACAATCTGAGAATTCCGGCACTGAGGGAATTGGAAGCTGCGAAATCCTCGGGTTATACACACTACCCGGTGGTGTCGGAGATCTTCGGCGATATCCTTACCCCGGTAGGATTGTATCTGAAATTACGTTCTCTCGGGAAGGACAGCTTCCTTCTTGAGAGCGCCGAGGGGGGAGAAAAGATCGGAAGGTATTCTTTCCTTGGTGTAAATCCATTCGCCACGCTCGCCGTGGAAGAGGGCACCGTACGCATCACCACAAAAGGTAAGACCACAAAACGGCCGGGGAATCCGATCCTCGAGCTGAAGGAATTCTTCGGGAGCTTTAGAGTAGTGCCGACCCAGGGTCTTCCGAGGTTTTCTGGAGGAGCAGTCGGATATTTCGGATATGATTTTGTAAAGTACCTGGAGTCCATCCCGATACCGAAATCAGAAGACCCTCTCCCGGACCTTCTTCTGAACGTCTACGATACGGTGGTAGCGGTGGATAATCTCAAAAGAAGGGTTGAGCTTATCTCGTTGGTTCCCCTGCAGGGCGATCCACGTGATCTTGGGAAAGCACTTGACATTCGCATAGCCGACCTGAAAAGACTTGAAGACACACTGGTGCTTTCTCACGTCGCTACAGAGGCGGATGGATTTGATTCTAACGAACCGAAATTCAATATCTCGAGGGAGACTTTCAAACGAAATGTCGTGCGGGCCAAAGAGTATATCGTTGACGGGGACATATTTCAGGTCGTCCTCTCTCAACGTGCTGACTTCGAATACAAGGGGGATCCATTCCTTCTTTATAGAGCCGTGAGGGCACAGAACCCCTCGCCGTACATGTTTTATCTTGAGTCAAATGTAAGTGGGAAACGGCTTGCTGTCATCGGTTCATCTCCGGAGATGTTTGTACGGAAAGAGGGTACAAGAATCGAGATGCGTCCAATTGCCGGAACGCGACCGAGGGGATCGACGCAGGAGGAGGATGAAGCCTTGACGCGCGAGCTTCTCAACGACGAAAAGGAAAAAGCCGAACACGTCATGCTAGTGGATCTCGGGCGCAATGACATTGGCCGCGTCGCGTCAACGGGGAGCGTATACGTCGAGAATTTCATGCACGTCGAAAAATTCTCTCATGTGATGCATATCGTCAGCGACGTCGGCGGAGGCATAGAGAAGGGAAGGGATGCAGTCGAGACCCTTGCTGCCTGTTTTCCTGCCGGCACCCTGAGTGGAGCGCCAAAGGTGCGGGCAATGGAAATTATTACAGAACTTGAGAAGAGTGCACGCCAAATTTATGGAGGAGCGGTGGGTTACATCGACTTCAATAACAACATGGATACGTGTATCGCAATCCGTACCTTCGTCGTACACGGCGACCTGGGCTCCCTGCAGGCAGGCGCCGGAATCGTCTACGATTCGGATCCCGACAGAGAATACGAAGAAACACTTAACAAGATGAAAGCTAATCTCGAAGCTCTGAGGTTGGTCAAGAATTTCAAATGA